The DNA segment TGCTACGCCATCAGATTCCTGTGCTATGCATCCGGTCAAGATCGCGTTAATAGCTCCGGGTGGCGTTGAAATAGCTGGTGCTTTTGCACACGATATCACCACTAGCTCTGGTGAATCTTGCGCGGCCAACCAGCGCAATAGCAATCCAACAGAATCAAGCATTCGCTCCACCAGCTTGAAGTTTTTCACTCCACGTTTCAATCGCACCTAAGGTCAATGCCAAAATTCCTTTTAACCATGCAGTTTCAGCATATGAGTATGCTTCTCGGAGCATGTGCGGTGCCCATTGATTGATATGGTCGTTAGTGAAAGAAACAGCAAGTTCGTAGGCACGCTCTTCTCCATCTACCGTAATAAGGCAACACTGCGCCAAAAAATCAAGCTCTAACCCGATATGATCATCGGGCTCAGCATTATAGTTAGGTGCTCGCAACGATAGCTTGGAATACTCTGATCGAACTTCGAGAGTTTGCTTGTCAAAGACTAGACGATCATCGCCACGATGCACTGACTCAAATGGTGGAACTTTCGCACGGGCCGATATTCCATATAACGTATCTTGGTCTGTTCGGATCGCAGCGTCAGTCTCTTTCCGTTTTAAGGATTCTTTCAACAGTTCGCACCCTCTAGACGTATACTCCGACTCTGCAGGAAGCAACGGCCATTCATCTATCAACGATAGAACAGCATCACGAGTAGAACTATCGGCTGGTTGAATATGCAGTCTCCCCA comes from the Arcanobacterium phocisimile genome and includes:
- a CDS encoding TorD/DmsD family molecular chaperone, with the translated sequence MLSAIELDAFAATFGVLGRLHIQPADSSTRDAVLSLIDEWPLLPAESEYTSRGCELLKESLKRKETDAAIRTDQDTLYGISARAKVPPFESVHRGDDRLVFDKQTLEVRSEYSKLSLRAPNYNAEPDDHIGLELDFLAQCCLITVDGEERAYELAVSFTNDHINQWAPHMLREAYSYAETAWLKGILALTLGAIETWSEKLQAGGANA